A region of the Corticium candelabrum chromosome 4, ooCorCand1.1, whole genome shotgun sequence genome:
TAATGGAGCAGTTGGATCCACACAGTGAACTTCTATGTACAACTGATAAGTTCTATCAGTTGCAACTGGGCAGTAACCATATCTACGGTCTTAACTTCACCTTAGAAACGGATGCACAAGTTTTTTCTACATTCGTTCAAAGTCTGCTGATGCCTACTACACCAAGTGAGGGACACTCCATTTCTTGTTTTTAGTTTCTGTTTTAATTGAGTCTATTAAAAGCAACTCCTGAGAGGCGAATCGAAGATGAGTTACCACCTGCCCAACTGGGCCCCAGACGGCAGAGGCCACAGCAGCAAGTGGGTAATGTTGCACCATTCAGCACCATGCAAGGTTTGATTGACTCTGCGTGGACTTAATTAATGCTCACTTTTTAATTTATACTTCAGGCTATAGTCAGCGTGAGCGTATTCCAGCCAACGCCCTTCACAGTGTTCCACCTGTACATTCAAAGCCAATGAGTGAGTAATAAAAGAGCGATTCATcatcaattgtttgtattggtaATGTTTGCTGTGCTGCAGTTGAAACGTACACTGAACAGCTAGGTGATGCAATTGCCAAGGGCGATGTGGGTGTAGCTCAGAGTATTGTTGCTGAGCTGGCTAAGAAAAAGGCAAATGTGAATGTTGAGGTGGATCTTCATCAGAAACCTCCTGAACCTCAACTTCACAGGTAAGATCAATTTTTCACTGTTATGAAATTGTATTTCAGAAAGGTTCGATATATAGGCTACGCGTGATGGTGGAAGATAGAGAAACACCTGGTGGATCATTTACAATTGAAACGAAACTAACTGTATCTATTAAGACTTTGAAACAAAAGGCATGTGTGATGCTGGTTGCTTAGCTATTGTTGTGATATTGCTGTGATCTATAGGTGTATGAGCAGCATCAATTTCCTGTTGAAGTTCAAAGATGGTTCTTTAACAGACGTATCCTGAAGGACAACGAAAATCTCAGACAGCTTAATATTAATCCTCGTGAGCATGTTTTGAACTTGTACCTTCTGTCATCCAAATCGGTGGACATCACGAGAGAGCAAGTAGAACAAAGGCAACAGAGACAAGTGGAACAACATCAGCAACATGGAATACCACAGCAACATAACCAGCCCTCTCTTGCAGTGAGGGATGGAACAAATATAGCTGGAGGTGAATTTCCCACTCCTTATTTACCTCCCAAAGAACATGCTGCATTTCAACAGCATCCTCAGGAGTCATTTCGTCAGGCTCCAGAAACGCCAAGACAGAGGCTTAGGTATCCACTAGAGCTACCAGGAGAGATTATTGAGCATCAGGAACCTCAAAGGCGTATGCCGGTTGGagtacaacaacaaccagcTGTGTTTGGTCAAATTGCACATGAACTGACACAAAGAAAGCAGGCTGGCAACCAGCACAATATTttgccaccaccaccaccaccaccaccacccaaACCAGTGGGATGGAGTTGTGCAATGTGCACATTTTTAAACAAGCCAACACGGCCAGGCTGTGAGATGTGTGGTGCTGACAGACCACAGGACTATGTAGTTCCTGCAAATTATCAACTGACAGCTGATGAACAAAGAAGAATACAGGAGGAGCAACATCAACGTCAGCTAGTAATGCAGGTGAGATGATCACTTGAAATTCCACCCTGTTGTGTAGTTGTTGCTTGATGTTGACTTATGTCAACAGTCCTGGCCTGGATGAGTGCCAAATATTTAATAGTTGATGTAGTGACATTTTGGGAAGTGATGCAGGCATCTCTTCTCGTTGCAGGATATCACAGTGCCAAGGCAACCGCTTATAtgtgatgacgacgacgaagTGAACGACTTCGATGCTCCCATTCGTCAAAACTATCTACCTTACACTCGTCCAGACCAGGACACAACTGACTCGTAGTTACTTAAATTGCACTGAGTTATGCAGTGTATGTATATTAGCGATTATTGCATGGATTACTAGAATATTGCTACAAACCTCTGATTTCATCATTAATAAATTGAAGTTAACAGTGGACATGGTGTCTCCTGTTGCACATTGTAGGCTGAAGAAACTCAAAAGCGGCAACAAAAAGAAGAGCGTAGAAAAAATTTACAGCGCTGGATGAAAGCAGCTGACACTGACCTTATCACTAATGAGGAAGACTTTGAGTGCCCAATTTGCTTCCTTGGTGTTGAGCCTGGTGAAGGAGTTGTTTTACGAGAGTGTCTGCACCAATTTTGCAAGTGAGCCTTGCATACAGGGAAAGTTCCTTACTATTAACATCAATCTGCTCCACTAGACAATGTTTAGCAGAGCATGTAAAAAGTTCACAAGAAGCCGATGTTCGTTGCCCATACATGGATGATGAGTTTGCATGTGATGCTCCCCTCACTGAACGAGAAATCAAGCAAGTCAGTTTCTTCACACGTTTTGTTGCATTGCTATTTGCCAATTGTGGTGACAGCTGCTAGATGACTATAACTTCCATAAATGGCATGAACGTGGAATTGCCATTGCTGAGACACAAATGGAAAATGCATTCCACTGCAAAACGGTCGACTGTCATGGCTGGTGTGTTTATGACGATGACGTCAATGATTTCGATTGTCCAGTATGACAAACATTCTATTAATGTCACAGTCTTTGATTCAGTCATTTTATTCAGGTGTGTAAAAAACGAAATTGCCTTCTGTGTAAGGCAATTCACTATCCAGAAATGAACTGTAAAGAATACCAAGAAGACCTACAGCGTAGAGCAGCTAATGATGAAGCTGCCAAGGCAACACAAATAATGTTGGAGGTATTTGCTGGTATTTAATTGCTGTTGCTTACTGCTGTAGTGACTGCGTGTTGCTGTAGAGAATGGTACAACAAGGAGATGCCATGTATTGTCCAAAGTGCAGGATAATCGTCCAGAAGAAAGATGGATGTGATTGGATTCGCTGCTCCATGTGTAAAACAGAAATATGCTGGGCAACAAAGGGTCCTCGGTGGGGTCCAAAGGTAGCACAAACCTACATCCTGGTTGTATGGCATGTTTTATACATGCTGTCTTTGTCTTAGGGCAAGGGTGATACAAGCGGAGGTTGTAAGTGTGGTATAAAGGGAAGGTGTCATCCTAACTGTAGAAACTGTCACTGATATTTTCATTAGTATAACAATGAAATGTGATCACATAACATCATTTTTCAATAATGAAgtacaaacatgcaacaacgAACTTTTAATGTATGCTACAGGTGACAATAGTTAAAGTCAAATTACGTATTTCTGGCAGCAAAGTGACTGACAAACATACCCAACTACCATGATCAACACTTCTACCACACATGTACTGATGGTACAAATTTCAATATAAACGAGTACTGATTAGAAACACTTTCCTTCTAATCACTGAAAATAATTCCTTAATGCAAGAAAATCCCTTGTTCCTATCCCACAGCCACAGACATGAAGTAAGAATTACTATGTACCAACACAAAACACTGTCTGACATGCTATGTCTATTCTCAGTATTCCTAGTCAGGAAACGAGTCCATAGATGTTCCACTAGTGCAAGTATATCCAGGCATTAGTACATAGATTCAGTGGGAgaaatgtacatacacatatatGCATCAACAAACATACGTCGAATAGGATCGGGGATGTCTCGTAAATCAGCTTGTAGCACTTTGTCAGGATTGTTCAACCAATAAGGGACATCTCGGAGGCGAGTCACACGTGGAATATTGTAACCATCTTCACCACCTGGAAGTAAACTTTTTTCCTAATGTATTTCAAAATTCCTATGACAAAACACTCACCCTTCCTGTCAGCCATGCTGTCAAAGAAAACCCACTGATCATCTTCGAATTTCACAAATGAAACATAGTGACTCGtttcaatacaaacaacagcaaacaactcCAGCTCTTCTGGGTGATGCAAGTTACTTTGTGGTAGTGTGTACTTAATTCGTTTAGGATGATGGTCCTTTCTCTTACTATGCTTGTGGATCTGGTTGGAACAGATATAACATAAAGATGCACAGAAACAAGACGTTTCAATGGGGTGATGAACTTGACATTGTTTACACTCAATTTCAGCAAAGTcttcacacatcacacacacgcgtTTACCTACAACAGAGTCTGCCACAACCAACAACCCAACTGTCACCAATAATGTTTTCATACAGCACATTGTGATGTCCTCAATTTGTAGCTTTGGGCTTGGCAGAATTCTATCATACAGTTTAAACTTTTTCCCAAATCTTGGCATTTGGAGAATAAAAACCTGTGGAACCTGCATGCacaaaaatttgcaaatatGCAATGTCATCTGACATGCACATTACTAAACCATACCTCAACTAGTTTAACATCACTACCCACAAATGACTGTTCAACAAGTCGTTGAACTGTAGGTACACGCAAGTTATCATCTTTTTCCATAAAAAGTTGGTACATGTATGATCCTTGTTCATTCTTCCCAGACCTGCACAAACGTTCTCATCAACATACCAACAAATTACTATCATGTCTTGGTACCTCAATCTTAGGTAGTGTTCCTCTTTAAAGACTTGATTGAGAAGAGTGTTAAGAAATTCCTCAGGATCTGTCCAATAAAGTATTTATTATATAGAAATCAAATAATATCACTTAGTGAACTCGTAACCTTTCTCTTCGTGAGTCAATCCATCAATGTCACCAAGTTTATCTAGACGAGCTCGAAGTTTCATCACTTGGTCTGCCCTTACAAAGTGATTCCTGCAAGCACCAAGAAATTACTCAtgtttcattttcattttgaTGTGTCTAGTTAGCAACTAACTTTCGTAATGGATTAACAATTCTGTCCTTCAGAATGCACCGAAGTTCATCATAGACACTCTGTTTTTGTCCTGGTGCTTCCTTCCGATTAAATACTGTGTCGAAGACATGTGTTGCATAAAACATACTAAAAAGTGTAGCATCCAGATAGCAAGAATTGTGATGCCCTTGTATGCCTTTAAATTCACCACACACAGCATCAGACACAGCCTTGTTGTATGACACATGACCTGAAACTAATTCTCCACCATAAGGGCCATATCCTTAATAAACATTGAAATTTTACACATAAACTAGCTAAACAACAACACTCCTCACCTCCATCTTTGCCTTTGGCTTCACTCATTCTGTCTCTCATACTAGCTGTCATGTCAGGTAAACCAGGTTGTGCTCCAATTTGTTGAGTATCAAATCGACTGTCtcttgtacagtactgtggAAGAACAAACCAACCACATCCATCTTCACACTTGAAACACCTCTGGCCCAGGTATGTACCATCTGTACCACCTTCAATTGGATTATCCTATACAAGAAAGCCATAAAAGAAGTTTTGTCCTAATAACTAATGATCAACCACAGTCTTACCAACTCAATGCCAACAACTTTAATTTTGCCTTTGGTTCCTGTATTCACCCATCCAAACCATTGAATAACACCATGCAATGAACGATCATTTACAGCCACTTCAACTGTTGATCCAATATTCAAGCTTGGATCAGTAAATACTTCATCAGAAGTCAGAGGAGCACAGTCATCCCCTACAACTGAACCCAATTCTTTGTTCTTTCGTTTTTCGTTGGAAGAGTCAATTGCAGCATTCATATAGAAATCTTGTGGTGCACCAGTTGCATCAGATTGAGATAAATTTCTCATTTCCTTAACCTTTTGCAGTAACTGTTCCTGTTGCTGCTTAACAACGTGTGCATTGCTCCTTCCTTGTGTTCTATTCGTTGattgtgtttctttctcaAACACAACTCCTTTTGATGAACCATTTGTGCCAACTGTTATCCCATGATCTCCTCTAAGCTCATTTTGGACACCTTGAAAGACACTATTAGACTCTTGCTTGTTGACTGGCCCACCCTTGTCTGCACTGTTGTGTATGCTCTTGCTATATTCTGTTAGCGGCATAAGAGAAGAGACAGGAAGATAAACTTTTCTGCCCCCATGCTCAGTTTTGAAAAAAGCACCCTTCTGACACTCCATTCCCTCTAGCCCCTGAATATTGACATGTTTAGATACCTACAGACACCGACTGTTAGAGCATATCACACCAAATCTTACATTTGACAGTAACACAAATATACATAACAATGTTTACTTTGCTCTAACACTACAaatctaaacacaaacaaatgtctGTTCTATGAGCACAATTAACTCCTTCAGTTTGTATCTAATTTGTCATCATCTTTGAGAAATGtctacaaatatataaatcaCTAGATTCTGAACCCGTTCTTTGCACGAGCTACGTATAACAACTATTCCTGTGGGTATTTCTTCCGTATACCTGCTGCACGCCAGGCAGGCAGTATTCTGCATCGTCGGTCTGCTTGTTCCTGATCATTGCCCATAAAATATACACATTCTGTAGGAATTATGGCTCCTCATCTGCAAGAGGTTGCATGGCCCTGATTTGATTGACCTGAAAACCTGAACATATagtcagcacgtttccaattaagttaacttaattacgaACAATAATCTCTTCAGAACCCTATCTCTTTGCTCtggatgtagtttgatgttaattaagaaacaaaatcaacTAACACAATCTGATGGGCTGTTAGATAGCATGGTGACCTAACAATGGCATGTAAACAACAATGAAACTGAATATCAAGTGACCAGTACATTGAAAATATTTAGTCACTACATTATGCAAAAGAATCAACAATCAATGAATAGTCGTTTATTCCTGacaatttacaaacaatgcaaaacTTTCCAAAGAAAAAAGTCAACCCCTCGAATGGGGATTCTTCGTCCAATATATTTACGAAAACCTTCCTCTTAACGTGCCGAATGTGCGTGACAATTTTGGTAGCAATTGGTCTTAAATTGTGGTCGTCCATAGAAAGCATGCATACATTTtcagttatatatatatatatatatatatatatatatatatactagataaGAATGTTAAAAGAGTAAACAAATTTCTGATAGACATTGCTTTGGAAAATAATTCTCCTAAATCACACTTTGCTATGTGATCACGAACTGGTAGGCAAAAACagtaatataatttaattaatttaattaatttcaaccATACTAGTTAGAATGTCATGAAAATAATCCAGTTTACATGTCATACTTCAGTGTGTGAGATAGCAGTGAGAACATTCTATACATGCAACAATAGCCATATTTGTGTCCATAACAATGTCACTACAAATGTACTCAACCCAAGTTGTGCCAAAATGTTTGCCAACGTACTTATAGTCTATAGACTCTATACAGGGGCGTCACGTAATAGGAGAAAGAGGTGGCTCTATCCCCCTCACATTTGAGGGGCATGATCAAAGTATGCCACTCTCAATATAACTGAAAGGCATATCAGTCCCCACTTTTTACATGCACGCAACGCCCCCTCTCTATACATGACTTGGAAACACCATCAGCAgttacagtagaacctcgctaatccggacctcgctaatccgaaccctcgctaatccgaatggTCTTGGCGCCCTGCCTTGCGGGTCCAGATCAGGTTCAGAATTCCGAGGCAAGCAGATCCGGGTCATTACCGGCACGTAATAGAGAGAATCAATGTTGACtagtcaaacacaacaccaaGAAACCTAAGCGTCGTCACAAAACATTGACAATAGAAGATAAGACTTCTCTACTGGACGACCTGCCGACTTGTTCCTATTCTGTACTGTGCGAGCACTATGGTGTCGGACGTAGCAGTATTTCTGATTTAAAGAAAAAAAGAGCCCAAGCTACGCCAGTTCAAGAAAAGATCACTGAATTGGACGCAAAACGATCAAAAACTATGAAGTCTTGTTCTTTCGAAGACCTATATATGGCGTTGTTCGTTAATCCAAACAATTTACTAATCCAAACTTATTTGTGCTGACAGTGGTACAGAgctgttcggattagcgaggttctactgtaatGAGATAATTCCAACTTCTACACATTCTGACACCCAAGCAGACCATACAGTATAAATATTTTTGGATAAACAGGCTCCTTGTTTAGTTGCACACAAAATGTGACCTGCACACTCCTATTCTTAAATGTCTAAGATAAAGCAATTTCAAATTACAGGCACCAAAACTAAATGCCAACATAAAACATTAGTCGATATATGGTTAAGTACTGATAGTTGTCTAATCCTTGCCATTAGATTTTcagataaaaattatattttctCTCTTACTCAAGATTAGGAACATTTAGTTCTATATTATCCCTCAAGGTCTTGTTTATGTTATCGTTATCAGATAAAATACAAACCTTACAAACAAAATTAAACTTGTAAAGGTCAACATCATGTGCAAAGTCTGTATTTGTCTGAATATCAACCTTCCATTACCAGTTTTTAAATAGAAAAAAATCTCATCTTTCAAAAGATTATTGTACCATTTCCAATCCAGCCACAGGCTGCATAGATTTTGATTTTCCAGTTCCATATGCTGTTCCTAGCCATCTAACGTGACCCTTGTGCACTTTCTCACCATCTTCAAACACTACAACTTCCATGCCAATCTGCAACTTGTTCTCTTCATTACAAGCATCAGACTGTTTTTGTCCAGCAGCAGTTTTGGAGCGAGTGACTCTGTGTTGTTGCTCTGACTCCCGCTGTGTCAGTGTTGTCAGGCGCCTAGTTGGTCTGTCCGACTTTGTACAAAACGCAGCCACTCTACGTGCAAATTCTTCATCTGTTGCACAAAGTCTCATCTTGTCAAATGAGACAAACACTCCGCATTTGTCAAAGCAAGTGAAATACTTTTTTCCATTCAATGTACCATTGCAGTTGCCTCGAGGTGGATCAGCCTAACCATACAATGTTACTACAGACACTTTTCTACATGTGCATGCCAGAAAGTCAACTGTTCATCTCACCAGCAGTTCCACTCCAAACAGAATTCCACGCGAAATACTTTCAACTGGTCCCGTGTACCAAACGACACCTGGTGTGCGTTCTGGATAATTGGACACGTAAACAAGTACCTTGCTGTTAACACTATAGTTCTCTGCTTCATTGAGATGTTTGTTCAGGTAGGCAGCATAACGGTCTGAACTAGATGGAACTGTCGACAACAGTTGAAACTGTCTTTCCGACAAAGTTGCAAGAAACCTCTTGGGAACGACAGCAAATCGTTCTCTAGGGTTGAAACTTTGAACAGCTACATAATCACGGCTGCTTGGTTGTTTGTGTTCGGGCTCCCGGATAACAAGATCTCCTCGTAGAAAGGTCGCCACTACTTTGCGTGCTCTTATGCCGTAAATCTTTTCCTCTGCCTCACCGTCCACGTCCTCCAACAGCATGCACATACTAAATTCACGCGGCTGCGCCATTCTCGATGTTACGTGTGTaccaaattgatatcagcctCGGTACACCAAACTGCCTTTGCGCGTGCCAGATGAGACAGTAACCCCCTCCCTCCCCGAAAGAAAGTAACTAACAAGCAGAAAGCAACTACACAATTAGAAAGCAACACTTTATGCTAAAATTGTAAAAATGTAGTTTCCAGTTAATAATACAAAATGCAACAGCCTGTTAGAAAATACATACTATTATACTGTGTACTTGCATGTTGCCGCATCCCTTCAATGCGAAGTTTACAGAAGCACAGTTGCTTCTGTTGTATGAGTTTAGATTTGAATGTAATCAATAACACTCATGTCCTCATCTTCCAAGTTGCCTCAAACAATCCTTCTCCCAAGAATTAATCTGTATTGATCTGTTGACTTCTGTTTGGTCAAACTGGTAAGAACATTCTCAGCACTTGGCCGTTCAGTGGATTTACTGCATGTCATTTGTAAGCAGAGTTCAAACAGATCAGGATTTTGAATCTTCTGTATTTGGTTTGCCTCTCTGAAGGATCTGGTGACAATCCAGTAAACAACTCTGTCAACATTACACCCAAACTGTAAATACCAGATTCCCGAGTGCTATGAGCTGAGCTACCATCACTGCGTGGCATTTTCTCAGGTGCACAATATTCATAACTCAGTGCACCTAAGGAGGTGCTGCTGTTGATAATGTGACTTGCACCTAGATCACCCACTTTTGCTACCATATCACAAGTGATCATCACATTTGTAGCACGAATATCACAATGAACAATTGGTTGAGGACGAAGATGATGCATGTACATGATAGCTGCTGTAGTATCGGCAGCTATGTCAAGCTGCTCTCGAAACGACAAATACTTTGAGAAGCATTTAGAAGCACGTGCTGCCTTCATTAGATCACTAAGTGAGCCTTGAAGAAGCtccatcacaatttgaatagGTGTGCCATCCAGCATCACAGCACCACAAATAGACATAATATTGGGATGATGTAACTGACTGCAGATAGTCAGCTCCTTCATAAAAATTGGTGCTAACTGTGGAAGCCGCAGTTTTTCATGAAATATCttgacagcaacagcaatACCATACCAATATCCCACTTGAACaactacaaaaataaaatgcaAACATACTACAACAGCATTCAGATACAAACACTAGATGACCATCTCACCACCATATGAACCTGACCCCAATTCCTTGCCATCAAGACGCAATGTGTCTGACTGAATGTTACGAATATCTAAATATTGCTTGAGTTGTATCTCTTTCTCCTGAAGAGCCTCTTCAGCACACTGATGTCGTTTTTGGATGTGTGTTAATTCCTGCCTGAGTTGTACTTGTTGTTCTTCAGCACACTGACGTTGTCTTTGGATGTGTGTTACTTCCTGCCTCagtttttcttgttgttcttcCTGTTGTTGAGCCAGTTTTTCTAATTGGCATACCTGCTGCTTGAGTTGCCTATTTTCAGCTGCCAACTCTTCCTTCTTGGCAATCTCTTGGGTTAGTTTCAACTTCATCtctctttgttcttgttcatTTTGATCAGATTGTGCTCTAACTTGACCATCAAATTGCCTGTCtcttgtacagtactgtggaagaacaaacaaaaccacaTCCATCTTCACACTTGAAGCACTTCTGGCCCAGGTATGTACCATCTGTACCACCTTCAATTGGATTATCCTATACAAGAAAGCCATAAAAGAAGTTTTGTCCTAATAACTAATGATCAACCACAGTCTTACCAACTCAATGCCAACAACTTTAATTTTGCCTTTGGTTCCTGTATTCACCCATCCAAACCATTGAATAACACCATGCAATGAACGATCATTTACAGCCACTTCAACTGTTGATCCAATATTCAAGCTTGGATCAGTAAATACTTCATCAGAAGTCAGAGGAGCACAGTCATCCCCTACAACTGAACCCAATTCTTTGTTCTTTCGTTTTTCGTTGGAAGAGTCAATTGCAGCATTCATATAGAAATCATGTGGTGCACCAGTTGCATCAGCTTGAGAAAAATTTCTCTCAGCATCACTAGCACGCTGTTTACCCATTTCTTTAACCTTTTGCAGTAACTGTTCCTGTTGCTGCTTAACAACGTGTGCATTGCTCCTTCCTTGTGTTCTATTCGTTGattgtgtttctttctcaAACACAACTCTTTTTGATAAACCTTTTGCGCCACCTGTTGTCCCATGATCTCCTCTAAGCTCATTTTGGACACCTTGAAAGACACTGTTAGACTCTTGCTTGTTGACTGGCCGACTCTTGTCTGGACTGTTGTGTATGCTCTCCCTATATTCTGTTAGCGGCATAAAAGAAAAGACAGGAAGATAAACTTTCCTGTCCCCATGGTCAGTTTTGAAAAAAGTTTATTTCTGCAACTCCATTCCCTCTAGCCCCTGAATATTGACATGGTTAGATGCCTGCAGACACCGACTATTAGAGCACATCACACCAAATCTTACATTTGACAGTAACACAAATATACATAACAATGTTTACTTTGCTCTAACACTACAaaattaaacacaaacaaatgtccGTTCTATGAGCACAATTAACTCCTTCACTCAGTTTGCATCTAATTTGTCATCTTCTTTGAGAAATGtctacaaatatataaatcaCTAGATTCTGAACCTGTTCTTTGCACGGGCTACGTATAACAACTATTCATGTGGGTATTTCTTCCGTATACCTGCTGCACGCCAGGCACTATTCTGCATCGTCGGTCTACTTGTTCCTGATCATTGCCCATAAAATATACACATTTGTAGAAATTATGGCTCCTTATCTGCCACAAATTGCATGGCCCTGATTCGATTGACCTGGAAACCTGAGCATATGGTAGCACATTTCCCattaagttaacttaattataaACAATAGTCTCTTGGGAACCCTATCTCTTTGCTCTGgacatagtttgatgttaagAAAACAGTCAACTAACACAATCTGATGAGACTGTTAGATAGCTAGCTAACAATGGCATGTAAACAATAATGAAACTGAATGATCAAGTGACCAGTAAATTGGAAATATTTAGTCACTACGTTatacaacaatcaacaaatagTCGTTTATTCCTGacaatttacaaacaatgcaaGACTTTCCGAAGGAAAAAGTCAACCCCTCGAAGGGAAATCCTTCGTCCAATTTGTTTACGAAAACCTCCCTCTTAACGTGCCGAGTGTACGTGACAATTTTGGTAGCGATTGGTCTTAAACTGTGGTCGTCCACTGAAAACATACATACGTTTTCAGttttatatatactagataaGAATGTTAAAAGAGTAAACAAATTTCTGATGGACATTGCTTTGATAATTCCCCTAAATCACACTTTGCTATGTGATTATGCACTAGTGGGCAAAAGCagtaatataatttaattaattaatttcaaccacactaaagtctgttcaatAATTGGAGAGAACGTGGGAAAAACCGTATCTCCTGAAGCAGACGTCTTAGCTGGTTGATTacaacatcattggaaagctcacaaggaggaggttccagatcagttaatgaatactgtgattggttctttaCTCCGACACAATTagtaacttcctgtatgacacgcGTTTGGCCCTGTCCTCATCTATcatttacaccaggtgtcaGATAACTTCAAAGCCACTGCTATAAtgcccactacttgaaagctgacgggacatactttgaactatggatTGCTAtgtaaaacagctgtagctagcaagcttatgtagtCAAAAcattggttgaacctttgaaccTAAGTTCATAGCCAAACTGGAACCGTTTATTTCACTAGCTGGAATTAACAACAcccatctctgctcttcaattcctATCTATTAACCACAGTTC
Encoded here:
- the LOC134177860 gene encoding probable serine/threonine-protein kinase DDB_G0281745 — its product is MVHTWARSASSVKMDVVLFVLPQYCTRDRQFDGQVRAQSDQNEQEQREMKLKLTQEIAKKEELAAENRQLKQQVCQLEKLAQQQEEQQEKLRQEVTHIQRQRQCAEEQQVQLRQELTHIQKRHQCAEEALQEKEIQLKQYLDIRNIQSDTLRLDGKELGSGSYGVVQVGYWYGIAVAVKIFHEKLRLPQLAPIFMKELTICSQLHHPNIMSICGAVMLDGTPIQIVMELLQGSLSDLMKAARASKCFSKYLSFREQLDIAADTTAAIMYMHHLRPQPIVHCDIRATNVMITCDMVAKVGDLGASHIINSSTSLGALSYEYCAPEKMPRSDGSSAHSTRESGIYSLGVMLTELFTGLSPDPSERQTKYRRFKILICLNSAYK
- the LOC134177858 gene encoding ubiquitin carboxyl-terminal hydrolase CYLD-like — translated: MAQPREFSMCMLLEDVDGEAEEKIYGIRARKVVATFLRGDLVIREPEHKQPSSRDYVAVQSFNPRERFAVVPKRFLATLSERQFQLLSTVPSSSDRYAAYLNKHLNEAENYSVNSKVLVYVSNYPERTPGVVWYTGPVESISRGILFGVELLADPPRGNCNGTLNGKKYFTCFDKCGVFVSFDKMRLCATDEEFARRVAAFCTKSDRPTRRLTTLTQRESEQQHRVTRSKTAAGQKQSDACNEENKLQIGMEVVVFEDGEKVHKGHVRWLGTAYGTGKSKSMQPVAGLEMVSKHVNIQGLEGMECQKGAFFKTEHGGRKVYLPVSSLMPLTEYSKSIHNSADKGGPVNKQESNSVFQGVQNELRGDHGITVGTNGSSKGVVFEKETQSTNRTQGRSNAHVVKQQQEQLLQKVKEMRNLSQSDATGAPQDFYMNAAIDSSNEKRKNKELGSVVGDDCAPLTSDEVFTDPSLNIGSTVEVAVNDRSLHGVIQWFGWVNTGTKGKIKVVGIELDNPIEGGTDGTYLGQRCFKCEDGCGWFVLPQYCTRDSRFDTQQIGAQPGLPDMTASMRDRMSEAKGKDGGYGPYGGELVSGHVSYNKAVSDAVCGEFKGIQGHHNSCYLDATLFSMFYATHVFDTVFNRKEAPGQKQSVYDELRCILKDRIVNPLRKNHFVRADQVMKLRARLDKLGDIDGLTHEEKDPEEFLNTLLNQVFKEEHYLRLRSGKNEQGSYMYQLFMEKDDNLRVPTVQRLVEQSFVGSDVKLVEVPQVFILQMPRFGKKFKLYDRILPSPKLQIEDITMCCKRVCVMCEDFAEIECKQCQVHHPIETSCFCASLCYICSNQIHKHSKRKDHHPKRIKYTLPQSNLHHPEELELFAVVCIETSHYVSFVKFEDDQWVFFDSMADRKGGEDGYNIPRVTRLRDVPYWLNNPDKVLQADLRDIPDPIRRMFVDAYMCMYISPTESMY
- the LOC134177859 gene encoding ranBP-type and C3HC4-type zinc finger-containing protein 1-like — translated: MDAASPVAGETCAVSVKAHVFLYNSHEQKWNSLGDRALSRVQVFKRRQGEQAFYRIVARCENAPANTPPILMEQLDPHSELLCTTDKFYQLQLGSNHIYGLNFTLETDAQVFSTFVQSLLMPTTPTTPERRIEDELPPAQLGPRRQRPQQQVGNVAPFSTMQGYSQRERIPANALHSVPPVHSKPMIETYTEQLGDAIAKGDVGVAQSIVAELAKKKANVNVEVDLHQKPPEPQLHRLRVMVEDRETPGGSFTIETKLTVSIKTLKQKVYEQHQFPVEVQRWFFNRRILKDNENLRQLNINPREHVLNLYLLSSKSVDITREQVEQRQQRQVEQHQQHGIPQQHNQPSLAVRDGTNIAGGEFPTPYLPPKEHAAFQQHPQESFRQAPETPRQRLRYPLELPGEIIEHQEPQRRMPVGVQQQPAVFGQIAHELTQRKQAGNQHNILPPPPPPPPPKPVGWSCAMCTFLNKPTRPGCEMCGADRPQDYVVPANYQLTADEQRRIQEEQHQRQLVMQAEETQKRQQKEERRKNLQRWMKAADTDLITNEEDFECPICFLGVEPGEGVVLRECLHQFCKQCLAEHVKSSQEADVRCPYMDDEFACDAPLTEREIKQLLDDYNFHKWHERGIAIAETQMENAFHCKTVDCHGWCVYDDDVNDFDCPVCKKRNCLLCKAIHYPEMNCKEYQEDLQRRAANDEAAKATQIMLERMVQQGDAMYCPKCRIIVQKKDGCDWIRCSMCKTEICWATKGPRWGPKGKGDTSGGCKCGIKGRCHPNCRNCH